The Biomphalaria glabrata chromosome 1, xgBioGlab47.1, whole genome shotgun sequence sequence tggagaaattatttaattattgtcgGCACCACTTGTCGTTACTAAGAGTATAAGTATGGATGCAGGTAGCTTCTTTTTAATCTTACTgtaaaacttttaattattttcaagtagtttaaatgaaatatattagATACTAATTGTccattttaaaagaatttctaaATCCATCCTGTCGATCATGACCTTTGTTAAACTATAGTGTGGCAATGTAGCTGGACTGATTTAAAAGTTGTTATAAACACTTGCAACTaggaaaagtaaaaacatttatGATCGAATATAAATTTACTCCTAAGGTAAGCGTTTGTGTTTTTAAAGgatttaaactttattttttgtcgTGATACATCACTGACCAATGGACAAGGTTTAGCAGATGGCTTGCATTAGCACATAGATTATATTAGCTGATAttgccttatttttttttattcactaaaACAACTATTTAAGTATCAAAGTACAAATGCAAACAGTATAATGTAATCGTAACTATAATGGACAATACAAATGCAAACAAGAGaataaagtcattggttttatTAAGCCTGTGGAATATCTCATTACTTCATTAAACATGTATCTCAACTTGACTTTATAAACTTTTGATTGCGGAAACTTTGTTCTACTGTACTTTTAAACAAAGACGACTGACTATTCTATGCGCTACTTGTTATTCTATGTGCTACAATTTAAGGCCAAAACTGACAAATATTTCGTCTAGAAAAAATGCAAGGCCAAAGTGTATCCAACATTCTTTCCTTCATTCAGGTACTCCATTGTACTCATATATTACGCTTTGTACTCATATATTTCGCTTTGTACTCAATACTCATATATttcgcaaagaaaaaaaaaagtacattttttgTGGTTTCTTGTCTACTTTCCCCCCTGTGTAACTCTGAGCCTGTCTTTCACTAGCTGAGACAATGATGAATGTGCTGAACGCTCCGCCtttctggcgttttttttttcaacttcttGTGTACCTATACAGAATGGGAGGGGACCTGTGGGGGGAGTAAGGCAACCTATCCAAGTCGATTCCTGCAAACAGATCTGGCTTTCTACTTTTGCTCTGTAATTGTCCGCTTCCTAACCGGATCATTGCACTCACGGTCTGAAGGTTCAGACGTAATTTTGTTACATAtgtgtaaaatatatatatctaaaaaacGCATAACTCTgcattttcttataaaaaaatttggCCACAGTCAGGCCACACAGAATGATCACTGGTGTGGACATGTGGCCTTGATTACTCTGAGGAAACCTGACTGTCCTTCCCAGGGGTCATTCGTTGTTGCCATGTATTGGTTACGTGGGGTCATTCTTTGCGCCTGAACATCAAGTCCGGCTACTCTCGCGCATACATCGTCTAACTGAAATTCACTCCGAGGCTTTCATCCACAAACCGAAATGACTTGAGTTCCTATCTGGTATGTCTAGCGAGAGTTGGGTCTAGAAGATCAGTGGATAGTGTCACTTCTGTGGACTAGTAAATGTGTTATTTCTGTTGAGGGATGCGGTGACCATCATGCGTGGCAGACGTCAGTTATTGGCCAGTGTAATACATTTTATACGCTAGTTACAATTGTTCATACatgaaaaacaatttattttcttaatttataaattattctTGGCTATATCATGAAGATGAAACCAGTTGAGGTAATTAtttactggatctagatctattttcatctttattaaattattcaaatatatatatataattttaataaatttaacatttatttttccatACTCTTATTCTCACATGTCGGTGCTATTATGGTATATAATATTGTGGAAAGTTTATatctaaatacaaaacaaaaaagcaaacaaaattaaCAGATAAATATCAAACATTAAAaagacatttagatctaggcctagatagtgctcatattttaaaaaaaagtagatctattagtttacaaaaaaaaaaaaaatgatttgtaaataataaaactatgCGTGGTTTGTTAAATTAGACTTTAGTTCTACTTATGATGTCACACGCTATGATATAATGCTTTCTGGCAActagattctaaatttaaaaaaaaacatatattccTTTGTGTAGTTATTAGCAATTtactatattttacattaaaatgtttagtaaatattctttttgttttacttagtTGACTAGATCCAAGTCTAGAAGTGACATgtaagagacaaagaaaaaacaaccctcccccccaaaaaaaaaaataattacaaaatcaGAATTGGTTTCTTGTTTAAGGTGAAGAAAATGAAtcaatctgttttttttttaatttttgtctaACATATCTAAATGTTGCTTAtcacataaatctagatctaaaaaaacaacaacaaaaaaaaacaacactattacaTCGAGAAAACGTTAACATTATGTAGCCTACTTAATAGTAAAAACATAGAAAAGTTATTGTCTGTAAATAACACAGTTGCATTCAACGAAGGCTCGTCAATATCAGAGAACaaagaaaaaggttttaaattttttttagtacatcCGATTTAAaggttcagaaaaaaaaaagtctttttccTCCTTGCACAAGAAGCACGGATCGAgtctaacaaaaaaacaactgtatAACATTAAAGTCTCGATCTCATTTCTTTTGGTTCTTTTTGAGAAATGTCTACAAATAATTGGACCACTCTGTCCATTATTTCCCAGTTGTTGGTACGTCTTACATAGTCATGACTCCAACACGCAGACCAATTGAAGGCTGTGTCTCAAGTATCATCTCTTGTATCTTTTCAATCTCTTCGAGCTTCTCTGCAACAGATTTACAACGTCCGTTTTGGCATTCATGACACAGCAGGGTTCAACTAGTTGCGTCACGCCGCGCTGACCAGCGCTCAGCAGCTGCTAATTATCTCGCAGGAATGGTCACGCTCTTCAACTCCCCCCACCCACTCTTCAGTGGTCAACCCTCAACCACGTAACTCTCACTTCACTTGTTTCATATTGATatgtattggggggggggtcgtcaTTCCGACACTGATAGTACACAGTTACATCCTGACAGAATAGTTCAAGGCTCAGTTGGTATTACTAGTAAGaatcaaagaaagaaagaataaagaattttttttaaagccgcTATGGTTTCAAGGAAACAGACCTTTGAATGAAAATATCCAAATAGATCATTACCATTTGGCTGTAGTAAAATgaataacaacaaaatattatttcctTATTTTCTAGGATCTCAACTCTAACATTAAATGgtgttattttatcttatacattTAATTTGTAATCCGTAAATAACTTACATGAACGTTTTTGGTAACGTAAAACCTCAGTTTGTCTTTTGTACTCAATAACTGTGTAATACACACGACACACATCGTTGGCGttgtttgattgattcatgtcatcCTTCTAGTTTCATGTGTAACTGgttaaatgaattttatttgATTACATATTTGGTATGCTTGTGTTAAATGAATTGTATTTGATTACATATTTGGTATGCTTGTgttaaatgaattttatttgATTACATATTTGGTATGCTTGTGTTAAATGAATTGTATTTGATTACATATTTGGTATGCTTGTGTTAAATGAATTGTATTTGATTACATATTTGGTATGCTTGTGTTAAATGAATTGTATTTGATTACATATTTGGTATGCTTGTGTTAAATGAATTGTATTTGATTACATATTTGGTATGCTTGTGTTAAATGAATTGTATTTGATTACATATTTGGTATGCTTGTGTTAAATGAATTGTATTTGATTACATATTTGGTATGCTTGTGTTAAATGAATTATATTTGATTACATATTTGGTATATTTGTGTTAAATGAAGCAATGTCGGTCCAGTAAAACTTTGATTCATGATTTGAATTTCTCCTAAATAAATGAACCGGAAATAAAGTTTGCAACATTTATGTTAATAGATTTAAAACGTGTAGCTTATAGTTACGTTAAGAACTTAAGAACGGGTGCCTTGAATAAGTCAAtaaaaccaaagacttagcagagttcatttatcttatatattactgacgttacttcaaaaaaaaaaaaaaaaaaaaagaagataattatgtcctacgcatttcatgtgttaacctagtcatgcatattaatcaatgacttaaacttaaGTCTATAATTCACAAGCACGACTTGAATAACGCATGGAAACACTTAGGAAACAATTATCTTCTGTTAAAGTCcctaatttataagataagaagtataTATGAGATaattcctgaaataaaaaaaatattttttttcttgtattataaataatatttttctatCTTGTATCTAGCTTTCAAGTCATCATTATGTAAGATAGTGTCTAAAAATAATATTGGGAGTAATACTTATTGTCGTGTTCACTGCTTTCTTTGACTATAGTGGAGATAGACTTGTGGGGAATACATGAATGATGACTCATGGGCGATAGATGGACGGCAGATATTGAAGTATCCAGTAGAGAGCCCCCCAGGTTTGTCCACAAGGAGCGGAGCCCCCGTTTCAAGAAGGGCGCCTCCTTTGATAAACCCCATCACGTCACTCTCCCTCCCATCTCGGGCGCCGACCAAGAGGATTCCTGGAAACAAAGGCCGAGCTCCCCTTCCGTCACTTCCCCGGCGGACATATTCGGCTCCAAGCCGACAAGTCACTTCTCGTTCGGGCCGCCCAGGCTGTTGCCCGACACACCCGGGCAACTGAGGGGTGGCATGAGCAGTAACGGATCAGCAGGGATGGATAGCATGTGGGACGACAGAGGTGCGCCTGGCGACATGTGCCCTAAGCCGAGATGCTCTGCCAACGCTCGAGAAAGAGATAGAACCCACAGCGTGAACACAGCCTTCGTGACATTGAGGACATTAATACCCACAGGTCAGTAGATTTCTTGTGTTGCATACTAAGGTTTGTTAAGGAAAACAACAATGATAACAGCACAACCATATTTTTGTCATCTTCGAGTCTTGTACAAttcctcttattagcttgcaaacttttCATGGATTATGATTGATGGGTGGGACAAGGaactcgaaaacggctctaaagattttcctagaaattggaCAGTTTATTTATCATtggagaaaaaaataactagCTAACTGGACTCAGGGAAAACCGAAATACTTTTTCCAAATATATAATTatctgaaaattaaatttgtctaGATAATTTCAacgcacataaaaaaaaataaattagacgGTCAGAAACATATTTCTTAAGCAGAAATCGgtctagactactgtctttttatgttttttaagtCTGGATATATGTAACCAAACTAGAATATTCTGTATCGCTATTCGATACCATATTTCTAACACGATCTGGAATTTTGTCTAGACAGCtgtattttatgtttcaaaGTCTAAATCTGCATCATCAAACTAAAATCTTCTAGATCCAGaagtctagtctagaatacttcaatactgtcttttaatgtttccaAGTCTGGATATACCTTACAAAAATAGAGTTTTCtatactctgagtagatttatacattggcACAACTAGTAttattttcgggggggggggcgggttaaaaaatgttcctttttaaaatctattattcattagttattaggaGCAAGGGACTGGCTCTTACACAAAGCCATCAGCCTTATGtgggaggtattgtctttttaaaaaaaaaaaaattgtttctttacaaaacattacAGAATGATATCATTTAAAGTTCATTGTTTCAACTGTGCACCTAGCTGAAAAACTACAATTTTACccaatcttcagactcgaaagAGATTTCTAATgattattaaaacatttgaacTTTATGTCTGGTAGGCGACTTAAAACTTTCATtgcacaaatgttaaaaaaaaataaatttaatgccAAGTACACAAACTTAATTGTTTGGTAAAAAATGTAGATCAAATTCCAGGTTCGGATATTTCTGAACACAGACATACATGATAGAAATTAAATGACAGtagctgtttttgtttttgactaATGGATCTGTCTCTAGTGACTTGTTAAGGTAGTCATTGTATAAAGAAAGAAGTAACAAAATGTCGAAAGGAAAACTTCACGCATGTATCTAGGAGCTACAAAGTTATCAATAATCACAGTCCTGTCTTGCATCTTATAAACTACAAATCAATAATCACAGTCCTGTCTTGCATCTTATAAACTACAAATCAATAATCATAGTCCTGTCTTGCATCTTATAAACTACAAATCAATAATCATAGTCCTGTCTTGCATCTTATAAACTACAAATCAATAATCATAGTCCTGTCTTGCATCTTATAAACTACAAATCAATAATCACAGTCCTGTCTTGCATCTTATAAACTACAAATCAATAATCACAGTCCTGTCTTGCATCTTATAAACTACAAATCAATAATCATAGTCCTGTCTTGCATCTTATAAACTACAAATCAATAATCACAGTCCTGTCTTGCATCTTATAAACTACAAATCAATAATCACAGTCCTGTCTTGCATCTTATAAACCACAAATCAATAATCACAGTCCTGTCTTGCATCTTATAAACTACAAATCAATAATCACAGTCCTGTCTTGCATCTTATAAACTACAAATCAATAATCACAGTCCTGTCTTGCATCTTATAAACTACAAATCAATAATCACAGTCCTGTCTTGCATCTTATAAACTACAAATCAATAATCACAGTCCTGTCTTGCATCTTATAAACTACAAATCAATAATCACAGTCCTGTCTTGCATCTTATAAACTACAAATCAA is a genomic window containing:
- the LOC129924970 gene encoding transcription factor 15-like, whose amino-acid sequence is MGDRWTADIEVSSREPPRFVHKERSPRFKKGASFDKPHHVTLPPISGADQEDSWKQRPSSPSVTSPADIFGSKPTSHFSFGPPRLLPDTPGQLRGGMSSNGSAGMDSMWDDRGAPGDMCPKPRCSANARERDRTHSVNTAFVTLRTLIPTEPADRKLSKIETLRLAASYIAHLSTVLMVGAECSEQPCIKHQAMIRAHQPMEIPKPVCTFCLSAARHKPIRPDSCMFKDVRHPLPISIRR